Proteins from one Coffea arabica cultivar ET-39 chromosome 8c, Coffea Arabica ET-39 HiFi, whole genome shotgun sequence genomic window:
- the LOC113706128 gene encoding putative UPF0481 protein At3g02645: MEHSYSYSSATVPLSSCARGWVDRISNIFRKEIAVDIDHLPPVSVFEVPKTLSLKKPEAYTPQLIAMGPYHHLRPELYQMERYKLAAIKEISTPEQISNFQHIVINRLKEIDPSIRACYNKFMDYDQDTLAWIIAIDSCFFLHILHSYLVQDETTDRRLLDNTIVTRDIMMLENQLPFVLLKEIRKSLQVSPNSNDQGEEDDIELISMLFQLCEAQSPVKFSIDKTNKCRYRRPLHLLDMMYHMIVNVPGPAVSGCLVNGPIQVVPTYTEFRNSSTPSSSSFSTDNEDPDVAHNNLETLLDLVETIGPKRTQRFLSPVKFVSSIPWSTISGLYRKGNLGTGEQNSEHDEIEIPSVSHLWRYAKVQCKPFIGSIQEIKFVEEEAALYLPVMNLNASSEVIMRNLVAYEAAMCKSTLKFARYVNLMNGIIDTAEDVKLLKQNGVIKGALTDGEIADQFNGMQRCYAGSDHKSNIEVAVEKVNKFYGKKLLIRTVRGLKKNLYASWKCLALASTGALLLVLGLQTFCDFYECTKLWNFHQGSS, from the coding sequence ATGGAACATTCATATTCATATTCATCAGCCACAGTTCCCTTAAGCTCTTGCGCCAGGGGCTGGGTTGATCGAATCAGCAACATCTTCCGGAAAGAAATTGCCGTTGACATCGATCATCTCCCTCCCGTTTCTGTTTTTGAAGTCCCCAAAACGCTCAGCCTTAAAAAACCCGAAGCTTATACTCCTCAGCTCATAGCCATGGGGCCGTACCATCATTTACGCCCCGAGCTCTATCAGATGGAGAGGTACAAGCTCGCTGCCATCAAAGAGATCTCAACCCCGGAGCAGATTTCCAATTTCCAACACATCGTGATCAACAGGTTGAAGGAGATAGATCCCTCTATCCGGGCTTGTTACAATAAGTTCATGGACTATGATCAAGATACGTTGGCGTGGATCATAGCAATAGACAGTTGTTTCTTTCTCCACATCTTGCATTCTTATCTTGTGCAAGATGAGACCACGGACAGGAGACTGTTGGACAACACTATTGTCACGAGAGATATCATGATGCTTGAGAATCAACTCCCATTTGTTCTGTTGAAAGAGATTCGCAAGTCTCTTCAAGTCTCTCCTAATTCCAATGATCAGGGGGAAGAAGATGATATTGAGTTGATCTCAATGTTATTTCAATTGTGTGAAGCACAATCTCCTGTTAAGTTCTCTATTGATAAGACCAACAAATGCCGTTACCGTAGACCTCTGCATTTGTTAGATATGATGTATCATATGATTGTTAATGTCCCAGGTCCTGCCGTGTCCGGATGCTTAGTAAATGGTCCCATTCAAGTCGTGCCAACTTATACAGAATTCAGGAACTCATCGACCCCTTCATCCTCGTCCTTCTCGACTGATAATGAAGATCCAGACGTGGCTCACAATAATTTGGAAACACTCTTGGACTTGGTGGAGACCATTGGTCCTAAGCGTACCCAGCGATTTCTTAGCCCTGTTAAGTTTGTCTCGAGTATTCCATGGTCAACTATTTCTGGGCTGTACAGAAAAGGCAACCTGGGTACTGGAGAGCAAAATTCAGAACATGATGAAATCGAAATTCCGTCGGTATCTCATCTCTGGCGCTATGCTAAAGTGCAATGCAAACCCTTCATTGGGAGCATTCAAGAGATCAAGTTCGTGGAAGAGGAAGCCGCTTTGTACCTTCCTGTAATGAATTTGAACGCGAGCTCAGAAGTGATAATGAGGAATCTGGTGGCTTACGAGGCTGCTATGTGTAAGTCAACCCTTAAATTTGCTCGATACGTCAACCTCATGAATGGGATTATAGACACCGCAGAAGACGTGAAGCTGCTGAAGCAAAATGGGGTGATCAAGGGGGCTCTCACGGATGGGGAAATTGCTGATCAGTTCAACGGTATGCAGAGATGTTATGCCGGCTCAGATCACAAGTCTAACATCGAGGTTGCCGTTGAGAAAGTTAACAAATTCTACGGCAAGAAGCTTTTGATCAGGACGGTTAGAGGGTTGAAGAAGAATTTGTATGCTTCATGGAAATGTCTGGCCCTGGCTTCCACTGGCGCGCTGCTTCTCGTGCTTGGCCTGCAGACCTTTTGCGATTTCTATGAATGCACCAAGCTCTGGAACTTCCACCAGGGATCGTCATGA
- the LOC113706129 gene encoding putative UPF0481 protein At3g02645: MERSYSYSSATVPLSSCARGWVDRISNIFRKEIAVDIDHLPPVSVFEVPKTLSLKKPEAYTPQLIAMGPYHHLRPELYQMERYKLAAIKEISTPEQISNFQHIVINRLKEIDPSIRACYNKFMDYDQDTLAWIIAIDGCFFLHILHSYLVQDETTDRRLLDNTIVTRDIMMLENQLPFVLLKEIRKSLQVSPNSNDQGEKDDIDLISMLFQLCEAQSPVKFSIDKTNKCRYRRPLHLLDMMYHMIVNVPGPAVSGCLENGPIQVVPTYTEFRNSSTSSSSSFSTDNEDPDVAHNNFETILDVVETIGPMHTQRFLSPVKFVSSIPWSTISGLYRKGNLGTGEQNSEHDEIEIPSVSHLWRYAKVQCKPFIGSIQEIKFVEEEAALYLPVMNLNASSEVIMRNLVAYEAAMCKSTLKFARYVNLMNGIIDTAEDVKLLKQNGVIKGALTDGEIADQFNGMQRCYACSDHKSNIEVAVEKVNKFYGKKLLVWTVRGLKKNLYASWKCLALVSTGALLLVLGLQTFCDFYECTKLWNFHQGSS, from the coding sequence ATGGAACGTTCATATTCATATTCATCAGCCACAGTTCCCTTAAGCTCTTGCGCCAGGGGCTGGGTTGATCGAATCAGCAACATCTTCCGGAAAGAAATTGCCGTTGACATCGATCATCTCCCTCCCGTTTCTGTTTTTGAAGTCCCCAAAACGCTCAGCCTTAAAAAGCCTGAAGCTTATACTCCTCAGCTCATAGCCATGGGGCCGTACCATCATTTACGCCCCGAGCTCTATCAGATGGAGAGGTACAAGCTCGCTGCCATCAAAGAGATCTCAACCCCGGAGCAGATTTCCAATTTCCAACACATCGTGATCAACAGGTTGAAGGAGATAGATCCCTCTATCCGGGCTTGTTACAATAAGTTCATGGACTATGATCAAGATACGTTGGCGTGGATCATAGCAATAGACGGTTGTTTCTTTCTCCACATCTTGCATTCTTATCTTGTGCAAGATGAGACCACGGACAGGAGACTGTTGGACAACACTATTGTCACGAGAGATATCATGATGCTTGAGAATCAACTCCCATTTGTTCTGTTGAAAGAGATTCGCAAGTCTCTTCAAGTCTCTCCTAATTCCAATGATCAGGGGGAAAAAGATGATATTGATTTGATCTCAATGTTATTTCAATTGTGTGAAGCACAATCTCCTGTTAAGTTCTCTATTGATAAGACCAACAAATGCCGTTACCGTAGACCTCTTCATTTGTTAGATATGATGTATCATATGATTGTTAATGTCCCAGGTCCTGCCGTGTCCGGATGCTTAGAAAATGGTCCCATTCAAGTCGTGCCAACTTATACAGAATTCAGGAACTCATCGACCTCTTCATCCTCGTCCTTCTCGACTGATAATGAAGATCCAGACGTGGCTCACAATAATTTTGAAACAATCTTGGACGTGGTGGAGACCATTGGTCCTATGCATACCCAGCGATTTCTTAGCCCTGTTAAGTTTGTCTCGAGTATTCCATGGTCAACTATTTCTGGGCTGTACAGAAAAGGCAACCTGGGTACTGGAGAGCAAAATTCAGAACATGATGAAATCGAAATTCCGTCGGTATCTCATCTCTGGCGCTATGCTAAAGTGCAATGCAAACCCTTCATTGGGAGCATTCAAGAGATCAAGTTCGTGGAAGAGGAAGCCGCTTTGTACCTTCCTGTAATGAATTTGAACGCCAGCTCAGAAGTGATAATGAGGAATCTGGTGGCTTACGAGGCTGCTATGTGTAAGTCAACCCTTAAATTTGCTCGATACGTCAACCTCATGAATGGGATTATAGACACCGCAGAAGACGTGAAGCTGCTGAAGCAAAATGGGGTGATCAAGGGGGCTCTCACGGATGGGGAAATTGCTGATCAATTCAACGGTATGCAGAGATGTTATGCCTGCTCAGATCACAAGTCTAACATCGAGGTTGCCGTTGAGAAAGTTAACAAATTCTACGGCAAGAAGCTTTTGGTCTGGACGGTTAGAGGGTTGAAGAAGAATTTGTATGCTTCATGGAAATGTCTGGCCCTGGTTTCCACTGGCGCGCTGCTTCTCGTGCTTGGCCTGCAGACCTTTTGCGATTTCTATGAATGCACCAAGCTCTGGAACTTCCACCAGGGATCGTCATGA